The proteins below are encoded in one region of Rana temporaria chromosome 2, aRanTem1.1, whole genome shotgun sequence:
- the LOC120927030 gene encoding vacuolar protein sorting-associated protein 29-like, with protein sequence MPGHRLVLVLGDLHIPHRCNSLPAKFKKLLVPGKIQHILCTGNLCTKESYDYLKTLAGDVHIVRGDFDENLNYPEQKVVTVGQFKIGLIHGHQVIPWGDMASLALLQRQLDVDIMVSGHTQKFEAFEHENKFYINPGSATGAYSALECNIIPSFVLMDIQASTVVTYVYQLIGDDVKVERIEYKKS encoded by the coding sequence atgcctgggcacagattggtcTTGGTGTTAGGAGATCTACATATCCCACATCGATGTAATAGTTTGccagcaaaatttaaaaaattgcttgTGCCTGGCAAGATCCAGCATATTTTATGCACTGGGAATCTCTGTACCAAGGAGAGCTATGACTACCTCAAGACACTGGCCGGGGATGTTCACATCGTCCGAGGAGACTTTGATGAGAACCTAAACTACCCAGAACAAAAAGTGGTCACAGTTGGGCAGTTCAAAATTGGCTTAATCCATGGCCACCAGGTCATTCCTTGGGGTGACATGGCTAGCCTGGCACTATTGCAGCGGCAACTTGATGTAGACATAATGGTTTCCGGACATACACAGAAATTTGAAGCCTTTGAGCATGAAAACAAGTTTTATATTAACCCTGGATCTGCAACAGGAGCCTACAGTGCTTTAGAATGCAACATTATTCCTTCCTTTGTACTCATGGATATCCAGGCATCAACAGTAGTCACCTACGTGTACCAGTTAATTGGGGATGATGTGAAAGTAGAGAGAATTGAGTACAAGAAGTCCTGA